In Ailuropoda melanoleuca isolate Jingjing chromosome 4, ASM200744v2, whole genome shotgun sequence, the following proteins share a genomic window:
- the TCF23 gene encoding transcription factor 23 — protein sequence MSQREVRRAPAGLGVGRKLAPAQRLVAGPGRERSRLSRTRQDLWEETSWSDGRWSRAVPSPRGVRARSLARGRSEASPKNAVRERSRVRTLRQAFLALQAALPAVPPDTKLSKLDVLVLATSYIAHLTHTLGRELPGPTWPPFLRGLRYLHPLKKWPMRSRLYAGGLGSSGLDSTTATTSSQRTKEAEAGPQVSEEANARSPTRPRSPALSAK from the exons ATGTCACAGAGGGAGGTCAGAAGGGCACCCGCCGGGCTGGGAGTGGGGCGGAAGCTCGCTCCGGCCCAGCGGCTGGTGGCAGGCCCTGGCAGGGAGAGGAGCCGCCTGAGCAGAACCAGGCAGGACCTGTGGGAAGAGACAAGCTGGAGCGACGGAAGGTGGAGCAGAGCCGTCCCCAGCCCACGCGGGGTCAGGGCCAGGAGCCTGGCTCGTGGCCGG AGTGAGGCCAGTCCCAAGAATGCCGTACGGGAGCGGAGCCGGGTGAGGACACTGCGCCAGGCGTTCCTGGCCCTGCAGGCCGCTCTGCCCGCTGTGCCGCCCGACACCAAGCTCTCCAAGCTGGACGTGCTGGTGCTGGCCACCAGCTACATAGCCCACCTCACCCACACACTTGGCCGTGAGCTGCCCGGCCCCACCTGGCCACCCTTCCTGCGTGGACTCCGCTACCTACACCCTCTCAAG AAGTGGCCCATGCGATCTCGTCTCTATGCTGGAGGCCTGGGGAGCTCTGGCCTCGACTCAACCACAGCCACCACCTCAAGCCAAAGAACAAAGGAGGCAGAGGCCGGACCCCAAGTCTCTGAAGAGGCAAACGCTCGCTCTCCCACGAGGCCACGCTCACCAGCTCTCAGTGCCAAATGA